The following DNA comes from Teredinibacter haidensis.
ATTTTTGCTGTCAATAAAAATTAATAAACTCTTGTTATGTTACTTCCCCATATTCTTTCGTACTTCGTCCTGACAAGTTAACAGCGGCTTTCTCGGACGTGCCAGTGCGAGTGGCAATGCTGGAAAAATGATCGCAAAGGGCATTCCATTTATGCTTTTTTGTCATTCAACCATCACATCTTTGTCATCCAGTTGTCACAAAAAAGCGGAAGTATATGCGCGCCAGATCAATGATTTATGGCGACGGCTTTTTGTACGGGCGGGGCGGGGCTTTCAGCTTTTGCGTGTAGTTGCTTACTTAGAGCCTTGATCAAAAATTTTAGAAAATGCATTTCGTGTTGTGGATAGAGCAGCGGGAGGTGGATTTTTATCAATTTCACATTACGTAACTTCTTAGAGAGAGTTAACACTATGAAAATTAAGAGCTTAGTTGGCATTTGCGCGGTTTCCGCAAGCCTGGTTGCTTGTGGTGGTGGAGATATTAAAATCGATGCAGCGAATAATTCACCCATCGATAACTCCGTTGCTGGTGACCAAATTGTAAATAGTAATAACCAAGCTGGTGACGGCGAACCAAGTACGGGTTCGAATCCATGCGCCTCCTATATTGACAGCAGTGTTACTCGTCAAGGTAGCTACGATGCAGCTACTGGCCACTGTACTTACGGTACAGACTTTGTTTCTCTGAGCAAGCCCTACGATCAGGAAGAAGACCTTACTTTAAACGACCTACCAAACGATGGTGTACATGTTTTCAACGGTAGCTTGGTTATTGGTAAGAACTATAGCTCTAATGCTGACCTGTCGGCTGCTGGTATTGCTCAGGGTGGTGACGGTTCTGTTCTTCGCATTGAAGCTGGCGCAACTTTAGCGTTCCGCTCTTCCGACGATTATTTCGTGATTAACCGCGGTTCACAGATGTTTGCTGAAGGTGCCGCAGATGCTCCCATTACCGTTACTTCTACTAGTGATGCCGTAGATGGCTCTGTAGCTGCTGAAGCTGACGGCGAGTGGGGCGGTATGCTTATCAACGGTTTCGGTATCACCAATAAATGTGAATATACCGGTACCATGGGTGTCGATATTGCCTTGGCAACTGGTGAGGAATGTCACGTAGAGGCTGAAGGTAAAGCCGGTGCTGGTCAGACTCATTACGGCGGTGACAATAATGCGGACAACTCCGGTATTTTGAACTACTTCATTGTTAAGCACACCGGTGCAGAAGTCGCCCCAGAAAACGAGCTAAATGGTATTTCCTTCAATACCGTAGGTTCTGGTACGACTGTTGATTATCTGCAGGCCTATTCAACTCTGGACGATGGCGTTGAAATGTTCGGTGGCGCAGTAAATATCTCTCACTATGTTGCGCTGTATGTTCGTGACGACTCTATTGATATTGACGAAGGCTACCAGGGTACGTTTGATTATGCGCTGGTAATTCAAAGTGAAACTTTCGGTAACCAGTGCGTGGAGTCGGATGGTATTGGTAGCTATAGCAAGAAAGACGCGGTTGTTATTGATGATTATATTGCTCGTGGCTTAAACAGCCGTGCAACCATCCGCAATCTGACTTGCATTATATCGCCATCTGATCAGGGTACTCGAGGTAACGGTGCTGGATTACGTGTTCGAGAAGCTCATTTCCCAACGATTGAAAACGCCATCGTAACGACTGCATACGGTGCCGATGCCGTGGTTGACCCAACTAAAAATGAACATTCCTGTGTACGTATTGAAAATGCCGGCGCGACGGATCTGGCGATAGTTGAATCTGTATTCGGTTGTTCTGACGTGACTAAAGGCGATCTGGATGGTGCTTCCACTCTGGATTGGCTGAACGCTAACAGCAATGACACTATGGCGACTAATGAAACCGGTGAGAATCCAAGTTTTGATGACACCGATGTAAATATTGCTTTGTTCGAAGCGAATAGTTTCTACTCACTGGCTTTGGGTGACATGGTTGTTAACGGTGGTGCAGTGACTGTAACGCCAACAGAAAGTCGTACTTTCATTGGTGCTGTGACTTCAGGTGATGACTGGACTGCTGGCTGGGCTTATGGCCTGGATCCAAGCAACCGTGGTCAGGCACTTTGGTTCGAATAATTATTCAGTGAGCCCTACTCACGAATAAGCAACGGTTTAGGGCGCCAATCGGCGCCCTATCTGTTGTACAACGAACAAAACATCAGTGAAACTACAGGTCGGTTCAGATGAAAACGAAATACTTTAAGGGCCGCGTTGCGCTGGCCGCATTTCCGCTGAGCATTCTCAGTGTTGCGATAAGTGCAGTGGTGCATGCCCAGGACCAAACTGAAGCACCGGTTCCTCCCGCTCATACAGCTCACCAGCTTGAAGAAACGATTGTATTGGGCCGCTTAAAAAGTGCCGCTAACGATGTAATTGTTGAGCGCATGGAGCAGTCGGTTGCTGTCGATATTATAACTTCCGATATGATTGGTCGTGTTGCTGACTCAACAGTTGCAGAAGCACTGCGACGTTTACCCGGCGTCACTACCGTCGATGATAAATATGTTTACGTACGTGGTTTGGGTGAGCGATACCTGAGCACTACACTGAATGGCGCAGTTGTTCCGTCGCCAGATTTAACACGTAATGTTATTCCTTTAGATATTTTTCCAACCTCTATTGTAGAAAATCTTTCGGTACAGAAAGTGGCTTCTGCTGACATGCCTGCTGCATTTGGTAGTGGTCATGTGGATATACGCACCACCGGTATTCCCGATGGATTTGTCTTTACCTTGGAGCTCTCAACGGGTTCCAATTCGGAATCGGATGGTGATTTCCTGACTTACGCTGGCGGTGATGATGACAGCTTGGGCGAGGACGACGGAACACGTGAGCTGAGCGCTGCTTTGCGATCGGGACTGGCTCAGTATCGAGGGAATTTTGATCCTTCCAATATACAATCCCTGTCTTCAGGTGAGCTATCTTTGGATGACGCAGAAGCTATTAATCGAAGTTTAGCCTCTGAGCTCTATCGAGATGTTTCAGTGAAAAAAGATTCCGGCGAGCCAGATGTCGGTATCGATTTGAACATCGGTAATGTGTGGGCATTTGACAATGGTATTGAGCTTGGATTTTTAGCCGGTGGTTCGTACGGTAGCAAATGGCGTAATGAAACCATTTACGAGCGCAGCTTTAGCGATCCAGAAGAGTTGCGGGGTTTTATTGAGCGTAGTACTTTCTCTGTTGATATAACGGGGAACCTGAGCTTGGGGATGGTGCTCAACAGTGAGAACCGTATTGATGCCACGAATTTATTTATTCGAAATACCGATGATCAAGTTCAGTACGATAACTTCCATAATGCCAATGACCAATACTCCAGTGGCAACGGCCGTCGCTATACCGAGTATGAATTTGAGCAGAGGGAAGCTGTTATTAATCAAATTCATGGTCAACACGAACTCGGCTATGAAACGCTGGAAGTTCTTGACCTGAGCGTTTTGAATTTCCTTGAGGGGCTTTCGCTGGATTGGTATTACTCCGATAGCGAAGCGACAACCGATATTCCGAGTAGCTTACGTGTAATTTCATTTACCGAGACTGATCCGAATAACGGTGGTGCAGTGCTAGAGAGCCGGGTAGGTTCCCAGGATAGAAGTTCTGCCCAATACCGGTTTTCTGACTTGAACGATTACTTGGAGAGCTCAGGCTGGGAAATGAAATTCCCTATCGAAACGGGTGATTTCCGCATTGAGTTAATCGGTGGTAGTGAGAGTTGGAAAAAAACACGCTACTTTGAACAGTTGCGTTTTAACTTAGGGGCAACGGCACAAGATTCGGAAGTTTTTATAGGGCCTTTAGGCGAGCTGTATAGTGATGCAAATGTTGTAAACCCCGATTACGGATTTGAAATTAGTGTGCAGGATGCAAGCAGTAGCTATCTAGCGGCAAATAAAGTGAATGCTGCCTATAGTAAACTGGACATTACTTGGAATGATGCTTGGCGTTTTGCTGGCGGTATTCGTTGGGAGGACTATCAGCAAGTAAACCTAGGGTGGAACCCTAATGAGTTTGACGCTAGTCCCATATCCGGTTTGTCGCAAGCGTTCGACAGCCTAGCTGGTTGGGTGGAGGGTGACCCCAACCCTGTGGCGGAATTTTTTGACGAAGCAACCTACGTTGAATCGGACTATTTTGGCTCTGCAGCATTTACATTTATGGCTCAGAACTTCTGGGCTGAAGACTTTCAGCTTCGTTTGAGTTACGCGGAAACGACAGTACGCCCGGATCTTCGTGATATTGCGAACTCTAGTTTCTTGGATCCAATTACGGATGTGTCTGTAAATGGTAATCCAAATGTGCGTCCTTCCATGTTGGATAATCTCGACCTGCGAGCGGAGTGGTATTTCAGCTCTGGCGATAACTTAACCGTAAGTCTTTTCTATAAAGATATTACTGATCCTATTGAACTGTTTGAGTCCGCCGCAACAGATGAGAATGTTGCAGCAGAAGTATTAAACGGTGAAAGTGCTGAAGTTTCTGGTCTAGAGTTTGAATACTATTTCTTGCTGTCTCATATTACGGATGTGCTAAGCCCATTTTTTACGCAGGGTAATGTGACCTTGCTGGAACATGAACTTATTGTTGGCGACGAGGCTGATTCTCCTACTAACGATGTTCGTGGCTTGCAAGGCGCTTCCGATTATTCGGCTAACTTCCTCATTGGTTTCGATGCCGATGATGGCATGCACTCAGCGACGTTAGCGTACAACGTGTTTGGTGAGCGACTATTCTTTGCGGGTCGTAATGGTTCGCCCGATACTTTTGAACAGCCGTTCAATTCGCTAAATTTCACCTATTCGTTCTATCCGACTGATTATTTTACTCTGAAATTTGAAGCGGAAAATTTGCTTGATGAAAGTTTGGTTATACAGCGAACATTTACTGAAACTGACGGCAGTGAAAGGGGTGTGGATGTTATTGAGACTAAGCCGGGATTGGGTTTGTCGTTAAAAGCCAAGCTGAAGTTCTAGTGTGAAAAACATTAAAAGAAGCACTTCAAGTGCGGCGATCATTTGATCGCCGTTTCATTTTGTGCTTTTTGATTGTGGATTTTTATATGAAAAGTGTTGGGAGTTGAGGGCCAGTGTCATTGGGTACAATGTTGTCTTCTCTGGCCGTTGCGGAGTATCTATCGTTAATTTTATTATCGATAAGTTCACCTAATTATTGTGAGTTCTGAATGATTTATCTGTTTTAAATTATTTCAGCTTGTCATATGTTTTTCAAAATCACACAATACAATAACGGCTATAAAAAAACGGAGTTTCAATAATCAAAAACAAACAATAACGATAGTGATACAGTTCGCAGGTATCCCTTATCTGGCATGGATGGTAGAACGAAGGGAATGGAAGAGTCTCTTCAATGTTTAGGACGAACGGAAAGGATTCATTGTTGGTTGTTACATTAGAATCGAAGATCGATTCTTCAGGCATACTTTTCCCGGCCCCTAAAAAGGCCGGGTTTTTTATGTCCAGTGATGGGCGGCAGGCATGTGGATGCTTAAGAGCGGTGTCTACCAGAATAAGTAGATCGCACGTTGAGCTTAAATAGGTGTGCGGCGAAGGGGCAAAGCCGGTTTGGCAGGGGAGCGGCGGTCTAGCCGCCCTCTTGAGCGTACGCAGTGGGACGCTACTGGAACCGTGAAACGAAGGCCGTAAGCAGGATAGGTTTCTGTCAGTGAAGCGCGTCAGAATCCAGCAGCTCACTCAGCCGCGAGCGGTTAAGCCGCATTTAAATCAGCCGCTTCGGGTTTCTGCGCAGGTTCTCTCCACTCTACTTTGTCTACAAAATGGAGTAAGCGCATTTTGCCGGAGTAGTCTTCGGTGAGCGCTGTACAGCTTTCAATCCAGTCGCCGGTGTTGGCGTAGGTAAAACCGTTGCTGGTGTCTAAATCGGAGCTGTGAATATGCCCGCAGATAACGCCGTCGTAGCCTTTCTTGCGGGCTTCGTCTATACACTGTTTTTTATAGCGTTGAATCGCGGCGCGTGCGCCGTGTACATTTTCTTTAATCTGGCCGGCGAGGGAAAAATATTGCATGCCGCATAGTCGACGAAAGCGGTTGCCCCAGCGATTCAAGAAAAGCAGAAAGGTGTAGGCAATATCGCCCGTTACTTTTGTCAGCCAATCGTATTTCATATAGGCGTCCATAGCATCGCCGTGAAGTATCCAGAATTTTTTACCTGCCACGGTTTCGTATTCGTGTTCGTGAAGTATTTCGATAGGGCCAAATTTTTGCCCATCGAAGCGACGCATGGGGTCGTCGTGATTTCCGGGTATATAAATAACGCGTGTGCCTTTGTCGGCCAGTTCATACAGCTTCAATAAAATATGGTAGTGCTCTTGCGGCCAAAAGAGGCGCTTTTTTAATGACCATAAGTCAACAATATCGCCAACCAAATACAGCGTGTCACAATTGAGCGAGCACAAAAATTTGTAGAGGTAATCGGCTTTACAATCTTTAAATCCCAAATGGACATCTGAAATCCAAACAGTTCGAGCATTGATATGGTTGGCAACGGTCATAGCGATCTCCCGAGTTATTTGCGCCAGTTTCGTAAAGGTCGGTGACGTTTTGTTAACAGCCATATGAAGCTTTGGTTAAAACAAGACCTTTTGTTGACGGTTGGATTTCAATTTAATGAAAAGCGCATTAGTTGCGCCGGGGCATTTTTTCTATTTATTGTGCTCAAGGGGCCCGACACGATTTAATAGTCAGAACCTATTACGGTCATTCTCCTGATTAACTATCGGCGGATGCAAATGAGAAGTATTATTGTTAGCATGTTTGGACACAGCAGGAGATCGAGCAAATGATTAAGTCACTTACTTTTACGGCCATGCACTTCGTTATCGCGTTTTCGGTTGCATGGGCGCTCACGGGCGATTGGGCTGTGGGCGGCATTATCGCGCTGGTGGAGCCCGCAGTTAATAGTGTGGGTTACTTTTTTCACGAGAAGGTTTGGGAGAAAATTAAGCGCGGGGAAGATTGGCGGGGTGTACCGCTTTCAGTGTGATGGTGGTATGTGGGTTCGTCTTGCTAAGTACCAATTGACACAAGAGCGTCGGGTGGTATTTAGCAAGACGAAACCCTGTAAAGCTTATTTCAACTCAACCACAACAACGGATTTTGCGGGTAAATCAAGTATCAAGCTACCGTCTTTAGCCTTGGCTTTGTATTCTTTAGGTTGCACAGATTCGGGTGAATCGAAGGTGTTATGGGCATCCATGGCGGCAGAGGTTAATAACTGACCTTTGGCTGTTCTCAGCTTGCCTGCGGTGGCAATGGAAACCGATTTTGCTTCTGAGGGGTGAGTGTTTACTAACGCCAGCCACAGCTTGCCATCTTTGCTCTTGGCTGCAGATGCGCTGATGCCTGGAATGCTTTCTTCCCCAAAGCGGTAGCCCTTGTCACCGGAAATGGAAACTGGGTAGGCGGTGGCATCCTGAAACGGAATATACATTTTGAATACGTGGTAGGTGGGTGTGAGCAGCATCTTTTCCTTATCCGTAAGAATCATTGCCTGCAGCACATTTACCATTTGGGCTATGTTGGTCATCTGTACCCGTTCAGCATACTGATGGAAGATGTTCAGGTTCATGCCTGTTAGCACCGCATCTCGAATCGTGTTTTGCTGATAGAGGAAACCTGGGTTGTCGCCGGGCTCTACATCGTACCAAGTGCCCCACTCATCGACGTAGAAGCCCACTTTTTTCTCCGGATCCAGCTTGTCCATAATAGCGATATTGGCTTTGATAAATTCTTCGATACGCAGGGTGTTTTTCAGGGTGGAGAACCACTCGTTCTCACCAAAGGCTAGCGCGCGGCCGTGCTTGTCCCAGTCGCCGGTCGGCAGGGTGTAATAATGGTGGCTAATGGCGTTCATGCGCAGGCTCCAGGTATTTGGCACCTGCTCCAGTAATGTTTGGGTCCATTCGGTCTGTTCTGTGTGGCCGCCACTGGCGATCATTATCGGGCGATTATTTTCGGGTGTTTTGGCAAAGGTAGCATAGTGTTTGTATAGGTTGGCGTAGTAGTCGGGCGTCATGGTGCCGCCACAGCCCCAGGCTTCGTTGCCAATGGCGAAGTAGTCAACCTTCCAGGGTTTGTCGCGGCCGTTGGCTCGACGTAGGTTGGCGAGGGTGGATTCGCCTTCAGCGGTCATATATTCGAGCCAGGCGGCCATCTCACGTGGGGTGCCGGTGCCGAGGTTGCCGTTGATATACACTTCTGCATCCAACATTTCTGCCAGTTCAAAAAACTCGTGTGTGCCGAAGGCGTTGTCGTCTGAAACACCGCCCCAAGTGGTGTTGATGGTGACCGGTCGTTGGTCCCGTGGGCCAACACCGTCACGCCAGTGGTATTCGTCGGCAAAGCAGCCGCCCGGCCACCTCAGCAGGGGAACCTCAAGGGCTTTTAAGGCTTTAACCACATCTTTGCGGTAGCCATTTTTATTGGGGATTTTTGAATCTTCTCCGACCCAAACGCCCTCATAAATGCCACGGCCCAAATGCTCCATAAACTGGCCATAGATATTGCGATGAATGGTGGCGCCGGGCTGGTCACTGTGAACCTCGACGGTAATGGTTGTCTCTGCGATGGCAGCGCTTGTAAACAGTACAAAGCCAACATATACAAGGAGGGAAAAAAGAGAGGGTCTTACGTTCATTAGGGCAACCTGTAGTTATTAAAATAACATGAATTATAACGTATGAAAGCCGTGAATGCGGGAGGGGGCGAAAGCTTTCGTCTGTGCCTATACTAACAATCCCAAGGTTCAACAATAAATTGGCGTATGTGTTGCGACGCTGGACACACAAACGGTTTGCGGGAGAGCTCCAACACAGCTTCCGGCCCCTACTAACTCAGAATGAATGATTATTTGAGGTTCTTTGATGCGCTATCAGCTTGGCTACCTGTTAAATGGAATCGTACGCTCTCTGGGAATCAAAACGATTGATGGTCAGTTTACGGTGTCTTTTATGCTAATTGTTCTTTTGGCATCTGTTTCTTCACTATCGCTCTACATTAGCATGTCGGTGAGCGCGAATACGGTCGATATCGCTGGCAGGCAGCGAATGCTAAGCCAGCGCCTGGCAAAAGAAGCCTTTTTGGTTGTGAACGGCGCCGAGCAGATGGAAGCTGTTCGCAGCACGATTGGTTTATTTGAAAACTCCCATAGGGATTTGTTGGCAGGTAACCGCAATGCTGATATTCAACCGCCTGCGACGAAGGCGATTGAGTCTCAGTTAAAAAAAGTTGAAGGTGTTTGGAATGGTTACCAGCAGTCCGTGACCCGTTACATCAATTCGCAGCAGCGACCGGATTTGGAACAGATTAAAAACCAAAGTTCGGCTGTTTTAAAAGAAATGAATATTGCCGTTGGGCTCATGACGGCTGAATCTACCAAGAATATGAAAAATCAGCAGTTTGTGGCGATGGTGGCAGCTATGTTGATTATTTTGATTGCACTGCTGGCAAAATTTCTCGGTCTTTATTGGTTAATGAATCAAGTGCGGCTGCTTCGAGAGCGCCTGCTAGGTGTTGCCGGCGGCGATTTTTCCAGCAAAATTGAGGAAGAGTCTAGCCAGAATGAAGTGGGCGATATGTTTCAAGCCTATAATTGTATGATCGATCAAGTGGGTAAAGTCGTAAGTGGTGTGCAGGCGCTTTCGCATAATATTTCGGGCCAAACCTCCTCTCTTAGTGCGGCGGCGCGAGATTCAGAGAACCATGTTGCTAATCAACATCGTGAGCTGGAGCAGGTGGCTACGGCGATGAACGAAATGTCTGCCACTGTAAATGAGGTGGCAAATCACGCGGCAGAGGCTGCTTCCAGTGCGGATCAGGCGAATCAGGATGCGGCTAGCGGCTACAAGATCATGAAGAAATCTTCCAACAGTATTGTTTTAATGTCTGATAATCTTGAAAGCGCCGTGAGTGTTATGCAGCAGTTGGATCTCGACAGCCAGGAAATTGGCAAGGTGTTAACGGTGATTACCGGCATCGCAGAACAAACTAACTTGCTCGCGCTCAACGCTGCGATTGAAGCCGCGCGTGCAGGTGAACAGGGCCGGGGCTTTGCCGTTGTCGCTGATGAGGTGAGAACCCTTGCGCAAAAAACGCAAAGCTCTACCGAGGAAATTCAGAAGATCATTGAACGCTTACAGAATCAAACCACAAAAGCTGTAAGTGTTGTCGAGTCCAGTACCAGTGCGGTGCAGAAAGGCGCTAGAGAAATGGATGGCGCAAATACAGAATTGCAGAAAATTGTTGAGGCCGTTGGTAATATTCAGCAGATGACAACGTTAATTGCTACGGCTGCGCAAGAGCAATCACACGTAGCTCATGAAATCGATAACAAGGTGACCTCTATTTCTGATGCCACCAGCGAAACCTCGCGAGTAGCTTCCATTGTAAAGGGCTTTTCACAAACTATTAATGACGAAGTGAATCAATTAAACAACGTTGTTCGAGAGTTGCGTGTTTAGTTCTTCTGCATGCAACATGTGTTACCGCGTTTTTTTCTGTGCAAAGGAACTCCATGCTAATTGACAGTCACTGCCATTTTGATTTCGACGCTTTTACACCTCAGCGTGATGCTCTATGGGAGAAATGCTTATTGCTGGGTGTAAAAAATATCGTTATTCCAGGGGTTGAGCCGCGACAGTGGCCGGCGCTGATTCCTTTGTGTGAGCGCTATTCGGGTGTTTATTTTTCTGTGGGTGTTCACCCCTGGTGGTTCGCTTCCGTTTTTACCGATTCAGCCAATGAATCGTCTGCTCTGGATGCGTATAGAGAGAAAATAGTACCTTACCTTCAGCACAAAAAATGCGTTGCCATGGGTGAGTGTGGTATTGACCTTTCGAGAAATTTTCCGCTGGAGAAACAAATACATATTTTAGAGTGGCACTGTGCACTTGCTGAAGATATGGGGTTACCCATTATTTTGCATTGCATAAAAGCTCACAACGAAACCCTGCAGTGCCTGAATAAGTTTAAGCGCTTAACCGGCGTGCTCCATGGTTTTAGCGGTAGCCCGGAATTAGCTGAGAGCTACTGGAAGCGGGGTTTCTATTTGGGGGTGGGTGGAACGATTACTTATCCCAGAGCCAGTAAAACGCGAAATGCGATTGCGGGCATGCCGCTGGAAAGCTTATTGCTGGAAACCGATGCGCCGGATATGCCCTTGAATGGCCGTCAGGGCGAAGCGAATAGCCCAGAGTATTTGCCGGAGATTGCTCAACATCTGGCAGAGTTGCGAAATGACAGTGTGGAGACCATTAAAAAAGTAACCACCGCCAATGCTTTCCGCTTATTCCACCGAATCGGCTAAGAAGCCCCTATTCACGCCAGTGCTCTGGCTTATCGAAAGCCCTGCAACAGGCTAGCCTAGCGCTATGGTGTTGCTGAATATCGTTTCCCAAGGTATGAACCATCCAGGCATCGCGCACTTCCTCTGCGATGGGGTAGGGCGGGTCCACGCTTATTTGGTACGCGGGAAAGAAGCCGGCTTTGGGGTAGTACGTAATATGGCCAAGCACAAAAACCCACTCTACCCTTTGCTGCCTGAGAATATCCAGCCCCTTGCGAACTAATTGAAGGCCGATACCTTGTTTCTGGTGGCTGGGAATGACTGCAAGTGGTGCCAGTAGGCGGAAGTTTTTTTGCGGGAGAGTTGCCAGTGTTGCCTTGGTAAAAAGGATATGACCCACGGCCAGCTTTTGATCGAATGCGAGGAGAGATAGATAGGGCTCGGCTGATGAGTCTTGGAATAGGTCCTTACACAGCTGCGCTTCAGATTCGCTCGCAAATGCTGCTTTTTCGACTTCCAGGGCAAACTCGATTTCGGTGGGAGACATTTCCTTTATTTCGATGGACGAAGACATTTGAAGTTTCCTTTTGGATTTGCTCCGAAGTCTTAACCTCTCGCTAGGTAACGTTCAATCGCTTTGGTTGCCGCGTTAAAACCAAAACTGCCCGTCACCATCACGGATGAGCCAAAGCCTCCTGCACAGTCTAGCTTCACTCCATCCTGCAAATATTGTTTACTACTACAAACTGAGCCGTCGGCCTTTGGGTAAACCATTTGTTCATCGGAATACACGGCATCAATACGGAAGCGGCGGTTTTTGCTACGCGCAAAATTATGCTTGTGGTATAGAAGGTTGCGCATTTTGGCCAGTAGGGGGTCACACTTGGTGCAGCCGAGGTCATCGACCATAATGCGGGCAGGGTTCAATTTTCCACCAGAGGAGCCGCAGGTAACCAGGCGAATTTTCTGTCGGCTGCAATAGGCTGCGAGCGCGGCCTTAACATGCACGGAATCAATGGCATCAATAATAACGTGGTGTTGCTCACCGATGTACTGCTCAAGATTGGTCTGAGTCAGGAAATCGTGGACGACGCGTAGCGTAATTTCCGGGTTTATGGCTTTAAGGCGATCGGCCATTACCTGATTTTTTGATTGACCAATATGGGGCTTTAGGGCATGAATCTGACGGTTGGTGTTGGTTACACAAACATCGTCCAGTTCAATAAGAGTTAGCTCTCCAACCCCCGAGCGGGCCAGCGCCTCTGCGGCCCAGGTACCAACCCCTCCGAGCCCGATAACGGCAAAATGTGCTTTTGCTAGGGCCGCCATTGCATCCGTTCCGTAGAGGCGTCCAATGCCTGCGAAGCGCGCGATATAGTCTGGAGAAAGTTCGGCAGTCATATAGAATCTTGATAACACGTGATGACGGACATTCTACCCTATAATGCTCTCGTTCTATTAAAGGAAATAATCATGGAAGCCAGTTTGCACTCTCTCCTCTCTTTACTCACCTTTATATTTGTTTTGGCTGTTGGCTTGGGCGCGGCTTATGCGTTGATTCTATTTTTTGTGGATATTAATCAATCCAAGTCTGCGATACGTCGAAACTATCCCGTCATTGGTCGTTTTCGTTATTTGTTTGAACATTTGGGCGAGTTTTTTCGTCAGTATTTTTTTGCCCTGGACAGGGAGGAAATGCCGTTTAACCGGGCGGTGCGTACTTGGGTGTACCGTGCAGCTAAAGACGTTTCAACTGAGCTGGCATTTGGCTCCACTCGTAATGACACCAATGTGGGCGATCATCATTTTGTGAATTCGGTATTCCCAGTGTTGGAAGAGGAAAAATCCTGTTCCACACCTATCGAGTTTGGGCCCTACTGTAAAACTCCCTATAGAGCGAAGAGCTTTTTCAATATTTCAGGTATGAGTTTTGGTGCGTTATCAAAACCTGCGGTGAGGGCGCTTGCAGGGGGGGCTGCTTCAGCGGGTTGCTGGATTAATACAGGAGAGGGCGGTGTTTCACCCTACCATCTGGAGGGTGGAGCTGATGTTGTTGTGCAAATTGGTACGGCGAAATACGGTGTGCGCAACGAGCGGGGCGAACTCAGCGTAAGCAAGCTAAAAGCGCTGGCGGAAAAGCCGAATATTCGCATGTTTGAAATTAAGCTCAGCCAGGGCGCGAAACCCGGAAAAGGAGGAATTTTACCCGCAGAAAAGGTTACCGCAGAAATTGCGGCGATTCGTGGGATACCGGAAGGCGAGGCCTCTATTAGCCCAAATCGACACCCGGAAATCAATAACACTCAGCAATTATTGGATATGGTTAATCGTGTACGTGACCTTACCGGTAAGCCTACGGGTATAAAACTGGTAATGGGTGATCCTGCGTGGTTAATTGAATTGTGTGATGTCATTCATGCGCGTGGC
Coding sequences within:
- a CDS encoding serine/threonine protein kinase: MKIKSLVGICAVSASLVACGGGDIKIDAANNSPIDNSVAGDQIVNSNNQAGDGEPSTGSNPCASYIDSSVTRQGSYDAATGHCTYGTDFVSLSKPYDQEEDLTLNDLPNDGVHVFNGSLVIGKNYSSNADLSAAGIAQGGDGSVLRIEAGATLAFRSSDDYFVINRGSQMFAEGAADAPITVTSTSDAVDGSVAAEADGEWGGMLINGFGITNKCEYTGTMGVDIALATGEECHVEAEGKAGAGQTHYGGDNNADNSGILNYFIVKHTGAEVAPENELNGISFNTVGSGTTVDYLQAYSTLDDGVEMFGGAVNISHYVALYVRDDSIDIDEGYQGTFDYALVIQSETFGNQCVESDGIGSYSKKDAVVIDDYIARGLNSRATIRNLTCIISPSDQGTRGNGAGLRVREAHFPTIENAIVTTAYGADAVVDPTKNEHSCVRIENAGATDLAIVESVFGCSDVTKGDLDGASTLDWLNANSNDTMATNETGENPSFDDTDVNIALFEANSFYSLALGDMVVNGGAVTVTPTESRTFIGAVTSGDDWTAGWAYGLDPSNRGQALWFE
- a CDS encoding TonB-dependent receptor domain-containing protein yields the protein MKTKYFKGRVALAAFPLSILSVAISAVVHAQDQTEAPVPPAHTAHQLEETIVLGRLKSAANDVIVERMEQSVAVDIITSDMIGRVADSTVAEALRRLPGVTTVDDKYVYVRGLGERYLSTTLNGAVVPSPDLTRNVIPLDIFPTSIVENLSVQKVASADMPAAFGSGHVDIRTTGIPDGFVFTLELSTGSNSESDGDFLTYAGGDDDSLGEDDGTRELSAALRSGLAQYRGNFDPSNIQSLSSGELSLDDAEAINRSLASELYRDVSVKKDSGEPDVGIDLNIGNVWAFDNGIELGFLAGGSYGSKWRNETIYERSFSDPEELRGFIERSTFSVDITGNLSLGMVLNSENRIDATNLFIRNTDDQVQYDNFHNANDQYSSGNGRRYTEYEFEQREAVINQIHGQHELGYETLEVLDLSVLNFLEGLSLDWYYSDSEATTDIPSSLRVISFTETDPNNGGAVLESRVGSQDRSSAQYRFSDLNDYLESSGWEMKFPIETGDFRIELIGGSESWKKTRYFEQLRFNLGATAQDSEVFIGPLGELYSDANVVNPDYGFEISVQDASSSYLAANKVNAAYSKLDITWNDAWRFAGGIRWEDYQQVNLGWNPNEFDASPISGLSQAFDSLAGWVEGDPNPVAEFFDEATYVESDYFGSAAFTFMAQNFWAEDFQLRLSYAETTVRPDLRDIANSSFLDPITDVSVNGNPNVRPSMLDNLDLRAEWYFSSGDNLTVSLFYKDITDPIELFESAATDENVAAEVLNGESAEVSGLEFEYYFLLSHITDVLSPFFTQGNVTLLEHELIVGDEADSPTNDVRGLQGASDYSANFLIGFDADDGMHSATLAYNVFGERLFFAGRNGSPDTFEQPFNSLNFTYSFYPTDYFTLKFEAENLLDESLVIQRTFTETDGSERGVDVIETKPGLGLSLKAKLKF
- a CDS encoding UDP-2,3-diacylglucosamine diphosphatase, whose translation is MTVANHINARTVWISDVHLGFKDCKADYLYKFLCSLNCDTLYLVGDIVDLWSLKKRLFWPQEHYHILLKLYELADKGTRVIYIPGNHDDPMRRFDGQKFGPIEILHEHEYETVAGKKFWILHGDAMDAYMKYDWLTKVTGDIAYTFLLFLNRWGNRFRRLCGMQYFSLAGQIKENVHGARAAIQRYKKQCIDEARKKGYDGVICGHIHSSDLDTSNGFTYANTGDWIESCTALTEDYSGKMRLLHFVDKVEWREPAQKPEAADLNAA
- a CDS encoding DUF2061 domain-containing protein; translation: MIKSLTFTAMHFVIAFSVAWALTGDWAVGGIIALVEPAVNSVGYFFHEKVWEKIKRGEDWRGVPLSV